The Yoonia sp. SS1-5 genome contains a region encoding:
- a CDS encoding PAS domain-containing protein, which produces MKIVENHPQRRRADLPGAGNETLESLERYWQALRHAQRIPSRNDIEPSQIDSVLPHAFILQRVAPGIARMRVAGQHLHEILKMDARGMPLSTFFAPEARDEIARLIEAAFSEPAIMCLPLNSPGSLVRPHLTGTMLLLPLRDEKGETSRILGALVTEGNTGTRPRRFEITSGARIRHESLGIQLASVQPLVQPTQQQGPNTQRPALKLVVNNG; this is translated from the coding sequence ATGAAAATCGTTGAAAATCACCCGCAGCGCCGCAGGGCCGATCTGCCCGGAGCCGGAAACGAAACGCTCGAAAGCCTCGAGAGGTACTGGCAGGCTTTGCGCCACGCCCAACGCATTCCGTCACGCAATGATATCGAGCCCAGCCAGATCGACAGCGTTCTGCCGCACGCCTTTATCCTGCAGCGGGTGGCCCCCGGTATTGCCCGGATGCGGGTCGCAGGTCAGCACCTGCACGAGATCCTCAAGATGGATGCGCGCGGGATGCCGCTCAGCACGTTTTTCGCACCCGAAGCCCGCGATGAGATCGCCCGGCTGATCGAAGCTGCCTTTTCCGAACCCGCGATCATGTGCCTGCCGCTCAACTCGCCCGGCTCGCTTGTCCGGCCGCATCTGACCGGCACGATGCTGTTGCTGCCGCTGCGCGACGAAAAAGGCGAGACCAGCCGCATTCTGGGCGCGCTTGTGACCGAAGGAAACACCGGCACACGGCCACGTCGTTTTGAAATCACATCCGGTGCGCGGATCCGGCACGAATCCCTGGGTATCCAGTTGGCCAGTGTCCAGCCGCTTGTGCAGCCGACCCAACAACAAGGGCCGAACACACAGCGTCCGGCCCTCAAACTGGTTGTCAATAACGGGTAG
- a CDS encoding YicC/YloC family endoribonuclease, whose protein sequence is MIQSMTAFTSRTGTQDDVTWAWDMRSVNARGFDLRLRLPDGIEGLEAALRSALKAALARGNVTVNLRVTKDEGAQALSLDQTQLDAVLQALDAVQNRAFEIGVTLAQPTAADVLAHRGVMVAGKPDDDGAALAAAMIGDVPHLVADLIRMRQEEGAALHDVITAQVDQIANLTQQAAAAAAARLPQIKENLTAALRRVVDDVAEVEEARVAQELALLAAKADVTEEIDRLQTHVKAAYALLAQDAPAGRKLDFLAQEFNREANTLCSKAQSPALTAIGLDLKAVIDQMREQIQNVE, encoded by the coding sequence ATGATCCAATCCATGACCGCATTCACCAGCCGCACCGGAACGCAGGACGACGTGACCTGGGCGTGGGATATGCGCAGCGTGAATGCCCGGGGGTTTGATCTGCGCCTGCGGCTGCCCGACGGGATCGAGGGGCTGGAAGCTGCGCTGCGATCCGCCCTTAAGGCCGCACTGGCCCGGGGGAATGTGACAGTGAATTTGCGCGTCACCAAGGATGAGGGTGCGCAGGCCCTCAGCCTTGATCAAACCCAGCTTGATGCGGTGCTGCAGGCGCTGGATGCCGTCCAAAACCGCGCCTTTGAAATTGGCGTCACGCTGGCGCAGCCCACGGCTGCGGATGTTCTGGCGCATCGGGGGGTCATGGTTGCGGGCAAGCCGGATGATGATGGCGCAGCCCTTGCTGCAGCCATGATCGGGGATGTGCCGCATCTGGTGGCGGATCTGATCAGGATGCGTCAGGAAGAGGGCGCGGCCCTGCATGATGTCATCACCGCACAGGTGGATCAGATCGCCAACCTGACCCAGCAGGCGGCAGCGGCCGCCGCCGCCCGTCTGCCCCAGATCAAGGAAAACCTGACAGCGGCGTTGCGGCGCGTTGTGGATGATGTGGCCGAGGTGGAAGAAGCCCGCGTTGCACAGGAACTTGCGTTATTGGCCGCCAAGGCGGATGTGACCGAGGAAATCGACCGCCTGCAGACCCATGTCAAAGCGGCCTACGCGCTATTGGCGCAGGATGCGCCGGCAGGGCGCAAGCTGGACTTCCTTGCCCAGGAATTCAACCGCGAGGCCAATACGCTGTGTTCAAAGGCGCAGTCACCGGCGCTGACGGCGATCGGGCTTGACCTTAAGGCCGTGATCGACCAGATGCGCGAGCAAATCCAGAACGTGGAGTAA
- the gmk gene encoding guanylate kinase, protein MDRRGLLIILSSPSGAGKSTLAGRLRAWDNSLQFSVSATTRAPRAGEVAGKDYVFVDVPEFQKQVADGEMLEHAKVFENYYGSPETPVRAAINTGRDVLFDIDWQGAQQISNSALQEHVLSIFILPPSIAELHRRLVSRGQDAPDVIERRMQKSWDEISHWDGYNYVLINDDLDETEERLKTIISAERLRRSQQPALVGHVRALQTEFGEMA, encoded by the coding sequence ATGGACAGACGGGGCCTGTTGATCATTTTGTCATCCCCATCAGGTGCGGGGAAGTCCACGCTGGCTGGCCGATTGCGCGCGTGGGATAACAGCCTGCAATTCTCGGTCTCGGCGACAACACGCGCCCCGCGCGCGGGCGAGGTCGCGGGCAAGGATTATGTCTTTGTGGATGTGCCGGAGTTTCAAAAGCAGGTGGCGGATGGCGAAATGCTGGAACATGCCAAGGTGTTCGAGAATTACTACGGGTCGCCCGAAACCCCGGTGCGCGCGGCGATCAATACCGGCCGCGATGTGTTGTTCGACATTGACTGGCAAGGCGCGCAGCAAATCAGCAACTCGGCCCTGCAGGAACATGTTCTGTCGATCTTCATTCTGCCCCCGTCCATCGCCGAACTGCACCGCAGGCTTGTCAGCCGTGGGCAGGATGCCCCGGACGTTATCGAAAGGCGGATGCAGAAAAGCTGGGACGAAATCAGTCATTGGGATGGCTACAATTACGTGCTGATCAATGATGATCTGGACGAAACCGAAGAGCGGTTGAAGACCATCATCAGCGCCGAACGCCTGCGCAGATCACAACAACCCGCCCTGGTCGGTCACGTGCGGGCATTGCAGACCGAGTTCGGGGAAATGGCATGA
- a CDS encoding gamma carbonic anhydrase family protein — MSLFALGPDQPVVDAQAWVAPGCYIIGKVTLGAGASVWFGSTLRGDNEMITIGAGSNVQENCVLHTDMGYKLTIGEGCTIGHKAMLHGCTIGENSLIGMGATVLNGARIGANCLIGAGALITEGKKIPDGSLVMGAPGRVIRELDDKAIDGLRLSALHYQKNAARFRENLRPV; from the coding sequence ATGAGCCTGTTTGCCCTCGGTCCGGATCAGCCCGTCGTCGATGCCCAGGCCTGGGTCGCGCCCGGTTGCTACATTATTGGTAAGGTGACGCTAGGGGCCGGGGCCTCTGTCTGGTTTGGCTCTACGCTGCGTGGCGATAACGAGATGATTACGATAGGGGCGGGCAGTAACGTGCAGGAGAATTGCGTGTTGCACACCGATATGGGCTATAAGCTGACCATTGGGGAGGGGTGCACCATTGGGCACAAGGCCATGCTGCATGGCTGCACCATCGGCGAAAACAGCCTGATTGGTATGGGGGCGACGGTGCTGAACGGGGCCCGGATCGGGGCGAATTGCCTGATCGGGGCGGGTGCGCTGATCACCGAAGGCAAGAAAATCCCTGACGGCTCGCTGGTGATGGGCGCGCCGGGGCGGGTGATCCGGGAACTCGACGACAAGGCAATCGACGGATTGCGGCTATCTGCGCTGCATTACCAAAAGAATGCAGCGCGGTTCCGGGAAAATCTAAGGCCGGTCTAA
- a CDS encoding ATP-binding protein has product MASDHIPEIIDALPAPTIVINADQRVHATNPPADALLGAGLVGKHYIAALRQPALLDAIGTVSGGVGPVQTRYATRDGTKDTTYSVMVAAAGPYTILSFVDQTASEDANKMRRDFVANVSHELRTPLTALLGFIQTLGGAARNDPDARERFLGIMAREANRMTRLVDDLLSLSRVEEDERIRPKTSVEMGRLLSSVIKGLEPQITDAGVTVELDVQTPVETVPGDAGQLIQVFTNLVENSIKYGGQGSTVRVTQEPRTHHARLRADGVLIKVSDDGEGIASHHLARLTERFYRVDNHRSREVGGTGLGLAIVKHIINRHRGRLIIESELGKGTDISVILPSDPLS; this is encoded by the coding sequence ATGGCCTCTGACCATATCCCGGAGATTATCGACGCGCTTCCGGCGCCCACCATAGTGATCAATGCAGATCAGCGTGTGCATGCAACCAACCCACCTGCTGACGCGCTGTTGGGGGCAGGTCTTGTGGGGAAACACTATATCGCTGCCCTGCGTCAGCCTGCCTTGCTGGATGCGATCGGCACTGTGAGCGGCGGGGTCGGACCTGTGCAGACGCGCTATGCAACGCGGGACGGCACCAAGGACACGACCTACAGTGTCATGGTTGCTGCGGCCGGGCCGTACACGATCTTGTCCTTTGTGGATCAGACGGCCTCCGAGGATGCCAACAAGATGCGCCGGGATTTTGTCGCCAATGTCAGCCATGAATTGCGCACGCCGCTGACCGCCTTGCTGGGATTTATCCAGACCTTGGGCGGGGCGGCACGCAACGACCCTGATGCGCGCGAGCGTTTCCTCGGCATCATGGCGCGCGAGGCCAACCGCATGACACGGCTTGTCGACGATCTGCTGTCACTGAGCAGGGTAGAGGAAGATGAACGTATCCGCCCGAAAACATCTGTCGAAATGGGGCGTCTTTTATCGTCTGTCATCAAAGGGTTGGAGCCGCAGATCACCGATGCGGGCGTCACGGTCGAACTGGATGTGCAAACCCCTGTTGAGACCGTGCCCGGCGATGCCGGTCAGCTGATACAGGTGTTCACCAATCTTGTCGAAAACAGCATCAAATATGGCGGGCAGGGCAGCACGGTGCGGGTCACGCAAGAGCCGCGGACCCATCACGCGCGCCTGCGTGCGGATGGCGTGCTGATCAAGGTCAGCGATGATGGTGAAGGGATCGCATCGCACCATCTGGCCCGGCTGACTGAAAGGTTTTACAGGGTCGACAATCACAGATCGCGCGAGGTGGGCGGGACCGGCCTTGGCCTTGCCATCGTCAAACATATCATCAACCGTCATCGGGGGCGTTTGATCATTGAAAGTGAGCTGGGCAAGGGGACGGATATCAGTGTGATCCTGCCCTCTGATCCGCTGTCATAA
- a CDS encoding substrate-binding domain-containing protein gives MSIMKLTATTAAIALMTTAAAARDNVQVAGSSTVLPYAAIVAEIFGENFDFPTPVIESGGSSAGLKRFCEGVGENTIDIANASRAIKSSEVAACAEAGVTDIIEVRIGYDGIVFASDINGNGFAFTPEDWYKALANEHFIDGELAANTFTSWNEVNPDFPDQPIQAFIPGTKHGTREVFEEKVILAGCEEGGFFQAMLDAGVDEDTAEGKCMAIRTDGRSVDIDGDYTETLARIEADTNGIGVFGLSFYENNTDKLQVATMSDVVPSTDTIASGDYPVSRPLYFYIKAAHIGVIPGVKEFAEFFVSDDIAGPDGPLAEYGLVSDPELANVQETVSSEVVMGSGT, from the coding sequence ATGTCGATCATGAAACTGACTGCGACAACCGCAGCAATCGCGCTGATGACAACTGCCGCTGCCGCCCGTGACAATGTGCAGGTTGCCGGCTCTTCCACGGTGCTGCCCTATGCGGCCATCGTCGCCGAGATTTTTGGCGAAAACTTTGACTTTCCAACACCCGTGATCGAATCTGGCGGATCATCTGCCGGGTTGAAGCGTTTCTGCGAAGGCGTTGGTGAAAACACCATCGACATCGCAAATGCATCGCGCGCGATCAAATCATCCGAAGTGGCGGCCTGCGCCGAAGCTGGCGTGACTGACATCATCGAAGTCCGTATCGGTTATGACGGCATCGTCTTCGCCTCTGACATCAACGGGAACGGCTTCGCGTTCACACCCGAAGACTGGTACAAGGCGCTGGCCAACGAGCATTTCATTGATGGTGAACTGGCCGCAAACACATTTACATCCTGGAACGAAGTCAATCCGGACTTCCCCGATCAGCCGATCCAGGCCTTCATCCCCGGCACCAAGCACGGCACACGTGAAGTGTTTGAGGAAAAAGTGATCCTGGCAGGCTGCGAAGAAGGTGGGTTCTTCCAGGCGATGCTGGATGCCGGTGTTGATGAAGACACTGCCGAAGGCAAATGCATGGCGATCCGCACCGATGGCCGGTCTGTCGATATCGACGGTGACTACACCGAAACGCTGGCCCGGATCGAGGCTGATACAAACGGCATCGGCGTCTTTGGTCTGTCATTCTACGAAAACAACACCGACAAGCTGCAGGTTGCGACAATGTCCGACGTCGTGCCAAGCACGGATACGATTGCATCCGGCGACTATCCGGTGTCGCGTCCGCTCTATTTCTACATCAAGGCGGCCCATATCGGTGTGATCCCTGGCGTCAAGGAATTCGCGGAATTCTTCGTCTCTGACGATATCGCGGGCCCTGACGGCCCATTGGCCGAATATGGTCTGGT